In the genome of Oncorhynchus clarkii lewisi isolate Uvic-CL-2024 chromosome 4, UVic_Ocla_1.0, whole genome shotgun sequence, one region contains:
- the LOC139407334 gene encoding glutaredoxin-related protein 5, mitochondrial, with amino-acid sequence MNNLIRSTVRCLRLSSSVYPPKQVDGQHASLVSSARLMCSAALQKDLGDMVKKDKVVVFIKGTPAQPMCGFSNAVVQILRMHGVNEYAAYNVLDDQDLRQGVKDFSNWPTIPQIFLNGEFVGGCDIFLQMHQNGDLVEELQKLGIRSALLDAEKESK; translated from the exons ATGAACAACCTAATTCGGTCGACAGTTCGCTGTCTTCGGTTGAGTTCGTCGGTCTATCCACCGAAGCAAGTTGATGGACAACATGCATCGTTGGTGTCCTCGGCCCGGCTCATGTGTTCTGCGGCCTTACAGAAAGACCTTGGTGATATGGTGAAGAAGGACAAGGTGGTGGTGTTTATAAAAGGGACGCCTGCCCAGCCAATGTGTGGTTTCAGTAATGCCGTGGTTCAGATACTGAGGATGCATGGTGTGAATGAATATGCTGCATATAACGTGTTGGATGACCAGGATCTCAGACAAG gaGTGAAGGACTTCTCCAACTGGCCCACGATCCCACAGATATTCTTAAATGGAGAGTTTGTGGGCGGATGTGACATCTTCCTACAGATGCACCAGAATGGAGACTTGGTAGAGGAGCTCCAGAAGCTTGGGATCCGCTCTGCGCTGCTGGATGCTGAGAAAGAATCCAAGTAG